Proteins encoded together in one Candidatus Margulisiibacteriota bacterium window:
- a CDS encoding fibronectin type III domain-containing protein yields the protein MTADTIAPSPPTNLKLSNDEDRTARIAWSGPTSNNNGSRLTDLAGYVLALRDISTNGDWVEIKVGDVTTKTIENLSNSHVYQFRVKAYDSAKPANYSDWSAIASIQLTDKVKPIIRHVPISSAEVFTEINICAQIADNEAVKSSRLYYKHIDSRDWSFAQIEQDKICDHAIIPAAAVRLGAIQYYIDATDNSGNCAHLPLEAPDTNYLINVYDPIPPNIVHTPIKRIYIDEDFKVTARITDNVEVKDATLYYRIYNANPWQSYKMKEENGIYSAAVPKNRLSLYRAEYYIEAVDPSDNRSTEPADAPREFHRVKVQVNDKHYPLSKQ from the coding sequence ATGACGGCCGATACAATTGCTCCCTCCCCGCCAACAAACCTGAAATTAAGTAATGATGAGGACCGGACGGCAAGGATCGCCTGGTCGGGGCCAACGAGTAATAATAACGGCTCACGATTGACCGACCTGGCCGGTTATGTACTGGCCCTTCGTGATATTTCTACGAATGGAGATTGGGTGGAAATCAAAGTCGGCGACGTTACGACAAAAACGATCGAGAATCTGTCCAATAGCCATGTTTATCAGTTCAGGGTCAAAGCCTACGATTCGGCCAAACCGGCAAATTATAGCGATTGGTCAGCGATAGCTTCGATCCAGTTGACAGATAAAGTCAAGCCGATAATTCGACACGTGCCGATCTCGAGCGCCGAAGTGTTCACTGAAATTAATATCTGTGCCCAGATCGCCGATAATGAAGCGGTAAAATCAAGCAGGCTATATTATAAACATATCGACAGCAGGGATTGGAGCTTTGCTCAGATCGAGCAAGACAAAATATGTGATCACGCGATAATCCCAGCCGCGGCAGTGCGTTTGGGCGCCATCCAGTATTATATCGACGCGACAGATAACAGCGGCAATTGTGCGCATCTTCCGCTGGAAGCTCCGGATACGAACTACTTGATCAACGTCTATGATCCAATTCCGCCAAACATTGTGCACACCCCGATCAAACGTATATATATTGACGAGGATTTTAAAGTCACTGCCAGGATAACCGACAATGTCGAGGTCAAAGACGCGACTTTATATTATCGCATTTATAACGCTAATCCCTGGCAGTCCTACAAAATGAAAGAAGAGAACGGCATTTATTCTGCCGCCGTGCCAAAAAACAGGCTAAGTTTGTATCGTGCCGAATACTATATCGAAGCCGTCGATCCCAGCGATAATCGATCAACCGAGCCGGCGGACGCCCCAAGAGAATTCCACCGTGTCAAGGTGCAGGTGAATGATAAACATTACCCCTTGTCGAAACAATGA